A genomic segment from Nicotiana tabacum cultivar K326 chromosome 7, ASM71507v2, whole genome shotgun sequence encodes:
- the LOC142161855 gene encoding acetylajmalan esterase 2-like produces MIVVSSPSMASLTNHCFFLILLLIIFAASSAKAQEQSSPFYSIYSFGDSNSASTSDHLAAVLGLPSLQHYTNEGVEFESGISFMTPGATVMSPFSFIKNGIPAPQQSHHSQISAFMKLFYKDCFSFHDCGRNKVLQKAIIYMDQPGFNDYKHSLLHTKSISEVSKLVPDVVDTIKSSIEQLIKDAEAKHFVVSGIIPMGCLPGFRTMFPEDDNSRKIKCHKGLNLFATLHNDHLWQALEELRLKYPEVEIIYADYYKAFMAVLRNHAFLGFKTETLMKVCCGSTGSGPFNFDPLRQCGEKGAVACSDRASHIHWDGFRLTPEASKNMIDTFFSKKGFVFPEFKFATNHHTAAAERHRSKVYGRFRDGLRHLLELHANNIVDY; encoded by the coding sequence ATGATCGTTGTTTCTTCTCCTTCAATGGCTTCCCTTACCAACCACTGTTTCTTCCTCATCTTGCTGTTAATCATTTTTGCTGCTTCTTCCGCTAAGGCGCAGGAACAATCTTCCCCTTTTTATTCCATTTACAGCTTTGGAGACAGCAACTCTGCTTCTACTTCTGATCATTTAGCTGCTGTACTTGGTCTGCCTTCTCTACAACATTACACCAACGAAGGCGTTGAGTTCGAGTCCGGTATTAGTTTCATGACGCCTGGAGCAACAGTTATGAGTCCCTTTTCCTTCATCAAGAATGGCATCCCGGCGCCTCAGCAGTCTCATCACTCGCAGATTTCCGCCTTTATGAAACTCTTCTATAAGGATTGCTTCTCTTTTCATGACTGCGGCAGAAACAAGGTTCTTCAAAAAGCTATCATCTATATGGATCAGCCTGGTTTTAATGATTATAAGCACTCTCTTTTGCATACAAAATCTATTTCCGAAGTGTCCAAGCTTGTCCCTGATGTTGTGGATACAATCAAGAGTTCTATCGAACAACTGATCAAAGATGCAGAGGCCAAACACTTTGTGGTTTCTGGAATTATTCCCATGGGTTGCCTTCCAGGTTTTCGAACAATGTTTCCCGAAGACGACAATAGCAGGAAAATTAAATGTCACAAAGGACTAAATTTGTTCGCAACATTGCACAATGATCATCTATGGCAAGCGTTGGAGGAGCTGCGATTGAAGTACCCCGAAGTTGAGATCATATATGCAGATTATTACAAGGCGTTTATGGCGGTTCTACGCAATCATGCATTCTTGGGATTCAAGACAGAGACGTTGATGAAGGTTTGTTGCGGTAGTACTGGAAGCGGTCCGTTTAACTTTGATCCTCTGAGGCAGTGTGGAGAGAAAGGAGCTGTAGCATGTTCAGATAGGGCTTCGCATATACATTGGGATGGATTTCGATTGACACCTGAGGCGTCGAAGAATATGATTGATACTTTCTTCAGCAAAAAGGGTTTTGTATTTCCAGAGTTCAAGTTCGCCACAAATCATCATACAGCTGCAGCAGAAAGGCACCGTTCCAAGGTTTATGGACGGTTTAGAGATGGTCTAAGGCATTTATTGGAGTTGCATGCTAATAACATAGTGGACTACTAA
- the LOC142162309 gene encoding uncharacterized protein LOC142162309 has translation MGRKHCARRWWLRGQYHSSTQVAVESVASAMSVPCFSLFSDSQSLFSRNPSSSHVENTIENVELEGGKGNNINSSSVDETPYLSLPDTNSEPVIGGVPVTDKGKGKVVEDSELGEADVNPCLKQRLNHFALDGFVRDLVFSQLTVVERSMEGMRPCKLGVQNELFFIGGIVWMRSMDEKRWYCSISSLSNISYLVVQFDCWDFLVHMDLDYKPKVDWDTNCHVIHQLKANLSKRQLRLFKKTCFGYFLDLPQVIVQIRVMHHLLIREVHHEVKNEMRFVVNDSRLRFGLGEFALVTGLKCKGDTSIESITENRLISKYFGTASVTFAQLADCFKKKKWETDDDALKIAVLYFVNNFLLSQLKTKTWLYECCPSLDGHFADHLGNKLPRILNWVVMGQIPNERVAFKGVKQLKNITPTDDKKQLFDVRGLNFEIEVDCTDSQPDNLQVFGTQLPKTQSMHESTGGDSQPTNAEVMKELQALKLFVETKFEKVLAAIGRQSMKPEGNSADNDPDFREMHNDYDQFESGHVGNDPVVLGDSTPKAPSISDFGGIGQDGGATGVNVKNVTTRIPVQTRADVVIESNTAPQACRVDDVGQVDVGGSNVNLPSAPCRHGGDLHLDSDFEYTDSQLDLIDAITQGGRRNVNQSGNELTTRVVNKSKPDQSVSRSIVQIQTDVETTHAVFARRRRPAAVKQSPYRNDWQSGISAVGGSSKVIKGRFPFVNDISETVDFKLTTAFSNFVEANMQLGKVFTEFVKGGKQDHLIDRSDDIMEYMKGFRMHCNTSWYQVDHIIFPINLAEIWHWILGCVSFHKRCFYVYDSLRSRKHKKAIQKVAEAYAVLIPLFLVSIEFYNQRSDIVVENGLHMGNKFTDPFEIELITNLSTQQNSYCGVYVACFAEYIIEDLPIPVANFDVDGLRARFGILLWHYGRNKQLHGESSESEAPVTPKKTRGKKRKK, from the exons ATGGGTCGGAAGCATTGCGCGCGTAGATGGTGGCTCCGTGGACAATATCATTCTTCAACACAAGTAGCTGTTGAATCCGTTGCCTCAGCCATGTCTGTtccttgtttttccttattttctgatTCTCAGTCTCTATTTAGTCGTAACCCTAGCAGTAGTCATGTTGAAAACACAATTGAAAATGTAGAATTAGAGGGTGGAAAAGGCAACAATATTAATTCTTCGTCAGTCGATGAAACTCCCTACTTGTCATTACCCGACACAAATTCTGAACCAGTCATAGGAGGTGTTCCTGTGACTGATaagggaaaaggtaaagttgttgAGGATTCTGAGTTAGGGGAAGCCGACGTGAATCCGTGCCTAAAACAGAGACTCAACCA CTTTGCATTAGATGGTTTTGTACGTGATTTAGTATTTAGCCAGTTGACAGTGGTGGAGAGAAGCATGGAAGGAATGAGACCGTGTAAGTTAGGAGTGCAGAATGAACTTTTCTTTATAGGTGGCATTGTGTGGATGAGATCAATGGACGAGAAGCGCTGGTACTGTAGCATAAGTTCCTTGTCGAATATTAGCTATCTTGTAGTGCAATTTGAT TGTTGGGATTTCCTTGTGCATATGGACTTAGATTATAAACCAAAGGTTGATTGGGATACCAACTGCCatgttattcatcaattgaaaGCGAATTTATCAAAGAGGCAACTTCGACTATTTAAGAAAACATGCTTTGGCTATTTTTTGGATCTGCCACAAGTTATTGTGCAGATTCGGGTTATGCACCATTTGCTTATTAGAGAAGTACATCATGAGGTGAAAAATGAGATGCGGTTTGTAGTGAATGATTCTAGGTTGCGCTTTGGCTTGGGTGAATTTGCACTTGTTACTGGGTTGAAATGTAAGGGTGATACAAGTATAGAGAGCATAACAGAGAATAggttaatttcaaaatattttgggacTGCATCCGTGACATTTGCCCAACTAGCAGACTGttttaagaagaagaaatgggaaaCAGATGATGATGCATTGAAGATAGCAGTTCTTTATTTTGTGAACAACTTCTTACtttctcaactcaaaacaaaG ACTTGGTTGTATGAATGCTGCCCAAGTTTGGATGGTCACTTTGCTGATCATCTTGGAAACAAACTTCCACGAATTTTGAATTGGGTAGTCATGGGTCAAATACCGAATGAGCGAGTTGCTTTTAAGGGTGTTAAACAG CTAAAGAACATCACCCCAACTGATGATAAGAAGCAACTATTTGATGTGCGTGGTCTAAACTTTGAAATTGAAGTTGATTGCACTGACAGTCAGCCCGATAACTTGCAGGTTTTTGGCACTCAATTACCAAAGACACAAAGTATGCATGAAAGTACTGGAGGTGATTCCCAACCTACCAATGCTGAGGTAATGAAGGAGTTACaagctttgaagctttttgtAGAGACCAAGTTTGAGAAGGTGCTTGCAGCTATTGGTAGGCAGTCAATGAAACCAGAGGGAAATTCAGCG GATAATGATCCTGACTTTCGTGAGATGCATAATGATTATGACCAGTTTGAAAGTGGCCACGTTGGGAATGATCCTGTAGTTCTTGGAGATAGCACGCCCAAAGCGCCTTCTA TATCTGATTTTGGTGGGATTGGTCAAGATGGAGGTGCCACTGGTGTCAATGTGAAGAACGTCACAACAA GAATCCCTGTACAGACACGAGCAGATGTTGTTATTGAGTCTAATACTGCTCCACAGG CATGTAGGGTTGATGATGTTGGTCAAGTGGATGTTGGTGGCAGTAATGTGAATTTGCCTTCTG CTCCATGTCGACACGGGGGCGATCTTCACttggattctgattttgaatataCTGATTCTCAACTTGATCTAATTGATGCCATTACACAAGGAGGGAGACGTAATGTAAATCAATCTGGAAATGAACTAACAACTCGTGTTGTAAATAAGTCTAAACCTGATCAGTCGGTATCAAGAAGTATTGTCCAGATACAAACAGACGTTGAAACTACTCATGCAGTTTTCGCACGGAGAAGACGCCCCGCAGCTGTAAAACAGTCGCCGTATAGGAATGACTGGCAATCTGGTATTAGTGCAGTTGGGGGATCCTCGAAGGTTATCAAAGGAAGATTTCCATTTGTAAATGACATTTCAGAGACTGTTGATTTTAAGCTTACGACTGCATTCTCAAACTTTGTTGAAGCAAACATGCAATTGGGAAA GGTTTTCACAGAATTTGTAAAAGGTGGGAAACAAGATCATTTGATTGATAGATCAGACGATATCATGGAGTACATGAAAGGATTTAGGATGCATTGCAACACTTCATGGTACCAGGTTGATCATATCATTTTTCCAATTAATTTGGCAGAAATTTGGCATTGGATATTGGGGTGTGTTTCATTCCACAAGAGATGTTTTTACGTATATGACTCGCTACGTAGTCGAAAGCACAAAAAAGCTATTCAAAAAGTGGCAGAGGCTTATGCTGTGTTGATCCCCCTATTTCTAGTTAGTATTGAATTTTATAACCAAAGAAGTGATATTGTAGTAGAAAATGGTCTGCACATGGGAAATAAGTTCACTGATCCTTTTGAGATTGAACTGATTACAAATCTGTCAACACAACAAAATTC ATATTGTGGAGTATATGTTGCTTGCTTTGCTGAGTATATTATTGAAGATCTTCCAATCCCTGTTGCTAATTTTGATGTGGATGGTCTTCGAGCTAGGTTTGGTATACTGTTGTGGCACTATGGGAGGAACAAGCAGTTGCATGGTGAATCAAGTGAATCCGAGGCTCCAGTAACACCTAAAAAGACTCGTGGAAAGAAACGCAAGAAGTAG